A single window of Debaryomyces hansenii CBS767 chromosome F complete sequence DNA harbors:
- a CDS encoding DEHA2F09922p (weakly similar to uniprot|Q12405 Saccharomyces cerevisiae YOR084W Putative lipase of the peroxisomal matrix), translated as MQPSCSDLYESKLITVPAAFPRYPGSVILSQPSNNPEDYRLDVCYRKYKTKSYVSDQPKINIVFLHGNGMNKGIWHYHIDKLYNHFKNKEKSEYQLNSVLAIDVATHGDSAAINKDKLGYVYSWIDGSKDIIDIVKNQESKDFFSKNTINILVGHSMGGFQALYTCYLDPELFDCCIPINPVCYMDNETAELHLFVLNMWHESGKIKSHFDIPEGSNWKDVVEHHYKKESFFKKFDSTVMANMLEDEFTDELKNNTNGKYKTIDSNTPSNQEYICYYNAQLFIPQGMKVLDKITTPVYHIVGDNDTAGEKAVKSTRTALQSVLKPIDIVDSTHIVIGENPDLVVNELIKVIDDNIETHKKNGDTRYKEPKLLEKHGKDYRNSILDKEFDVYMSASKNGTKLYKL; from the coding sequence aTGCAACCTTCCTGTTCTGATTTATATGAAAGTAAATTAATTACTGTTCCTGCAGCATTTCCTAGATATCCTGGATCAGTAATACTCTCTCAACCATCAAACAACCCCGAGGATTATCGTTTGGATGTTTGTTATAGAAAATACAAAACAAAGTCATACGTTTCAGACCAACCGAAAATCAATATAGTTTTTCTTCATGGAAATGGTATGAATAAAGGAATATGGCATTATCATATTGACAAATTGTACAATCATTTTAAAAACAAAGAGAAATCGGagtatcaattgaattcagTCCTAGCCATCGATGTTGCAACCCATGGCGATTCAGCAGCTATTAACAAAGATAAACTTGGGTACGTTTATAGTTGGATTGATGGATCCAAGGATATAATTGACATTGTAAAGAATCAAGAATCCAAGGACTTCTTCTCCAAAAATACGATCAATATTTTAGTTGGCCATTCTATGGGAGGATTCCAAGCTTTATATACCTGCTATTTAGACCCTGAACTATTCGATTGTTGCATTCCTATTAACCCTGTCTGTTATATGGATAACGAGACTGCAGAATTGCATTTGTTTGTCTTGAATATGTGGCATGAATCGGGGAAGATCAAGAGCCATTTTGACATTCCTGAAGGGTCCAACTGGAAAGACGTTGTAGAGCATCACTACAAGAAGGAatcattcttcaagaaattcgACTCTACTGTCATGGCTAACATGTTAGAAGACGAATTTACCGACGAATTAAAAAATAACACTAATGGCAAATATAAGACAATTGATCTGAATACTCCCTCCAATCAAGAGTATATCTGCTATTACAATGCACAACTTTTCATTCCACAAGGAATGAAGGTGCTTGATAAGATAACCACCCCTGTTTATCATATCGTCGGAGACAATGATACCGCTGGGGAAAAAGCGGTGAAAAGTACCAGAACTGCCTTGCAATCTGTACTTAAACCGATTGACATTGTAGATTCTACCCATATAGTTATAGGTGAGAACCCCGATTTAGTTGTGAATGAGTTGATAAAGGTTATTGACGATAATATCGAAACTCACAAGAAAAACGGCGATACAAGATACAAGGAACCTAAGTTATTGGAGAAACATGGCAAAGACTATAGGAATTCTATACTAGACAAAGAGTTTGATGTTTACATGTCAGCCAGCAAGAATGGtacaaaattatataaattatag
- a CDS encoding DEHA2F09944p (similar to uniprot|P38902 Saccharomyces cerevisiae YOL005C RPB11 RNA polymerase II subunit B12.5) produces the protein MNAPDRFELFILPDGVDKIKITPDTKVPNAALIKIEREDHTLGNLIRAQLLKDERVLFAAYKVEHPLFANFVLRIQTEDDYSPREALRNACSGLIGELDVIKTRFKDEWALKSLLNSNDDDF, from the exons ATGAACGCACCAGATAGATTCGAGCTTTTCATTTTACCAGATGGAGTGGACAA GATTAAGATAACTCCCGACACGAAGGTGCCTAATGCAGCATTGATCAAGATTGAAAGGGAGGACCACACTTTGGGAAATTTGATCAGAGCacaattattgaaggaTGAAAGAGTGTTATTCGCCGCTTACAAGGTTGAGCATCCATTATTTGCTAATTTTGTATTGAGAATCCAGACAGAAGACGATTATTCACCTAGAGAAGCATTAAGGAACGCTTGTTCTGGGTTGATTGGGGAATTGGATGTTATCAAGACAAGATTTAAGGATGAATGGGCACTTAAATCATTGTTGAACAGTAACGACGACGACTTTTAG
- a CDS encoding DEHA2F09966p (similar to uniprot|P32562 Saccharomyces cerevisiae YMR001C CDC5 Polo-like kinase with similarity to Xenopus Plx1 and S. pombe Plo1p), whose amino-acid sequence MSSVRTQPLQPLNNGQLNSRANNITPIKPVRHNKENQEEVKTKKKKEKLSALCKTPPSIVRTRNGRDYRRGTFLGEGGFARCFQMKDSSGKIYAAKTVAKASIKNEKTKTKLLSEIKIHKSLKHSNIVNFIDCFEDDVNVYILLEICPNQSLMELLKTRKRVSEPEVRYFMVQMVGAIKYLHSRRVIHRDLKLGNVFFDPDMNLKIGDFGLASILPSLESRKYTICGTPNYIAPEVLGGKNVGHSFEVDIWALGIMLYALLVGKPPFQAKDVQVIYERIKKTEYSFPVDKPISEEAKVLIKDLLSLNPLHRPNINEILNYDWFKGSFPDKTHEISLNGTPEGIDNISKAQSAINFTNTKASCGIYTPKTKNPVEILRSDLHSEQPRAMLPKSLSPGDTRNKYQEVDPAQLGKPRRVNFNSTYSTTIKRLNQICFETYQNMRRLEYSKHDRIDTMELPSCENPTLISKWVDYSNKYGFSYQLTNDDIGVLFNDENTFLKLHSSGRFLELIYHEGEGWTCIENSSSHPPSQVKRQLEIVDFFAKYMNSNLSKVSENEERKETVFLRRYTRTSEYIMFEMTNGNFQFNFKDHHKVCISKSGLAITHISPNRITQTHPLIFILKHGDFPSTEVPNCLEKIAIIKEAIKRKAFKE is encoded by the coding sequence ATGTCGTCCGTTCGTACTCAACCATTGCAGCCATTGAATAATGGCCAGTTAAATAGCAGAGCCAACAATATCACACCAATTAAACCCGTCAGACACAACAAGGAAaaccaagaagaagtcaaaaccaaaaagaagaaggaaaaattATCAGCGTTATGTAAGACGCCTCCATCGATCGTCAGAACCAGAAATGGTAGAGATTACCGCCGTGGAACATTTTTAGGAGAAGGTGGATTTGCCCGTTGTTTCCAGATGAAAGATTCTTCAGGTAAGATCTATGCTGCTAAGACAGTTGCCAAAGCATCtattaagaatgaaaaaaCGAAGACTAAGTTGTTAtcagaaatcaaaattcaTAAGTCGTTAAAGCATTCCAATATCgtcaattttattgattgtTTCGAAGATGATGTAAATGTATAcattttattagaaatatgCCCTAACCAATCGTTaatggaattattaaagacAAGAAAGAGAGTATCAGAACCTGAAGTTAGATACTTCATGGTTCAAATGGTCGGCGctattaaatatttacaTTCGAGAAGAGTCATTCACAGGGATTTGAAGTTAGGAAACGTTTTCTTTGACCCTGatatgaatttaaagattgGTGATTTTGGTTTAGCCTCTATATTACCATCGCTTGAGTCGAGAAAGTATACTATTTGTGGAACACCAAACTATATTGCACCAGAAGTATTAGGTGGTAAAAACGTAGGCCACAGTTTCGAAGTCGATATCTGGGCTTTGGGTATTATGTTATATGCATTGCTTGTCGGAAAACCACCTTTCCAAGCAAAGGATGTTCAAGTTATCTATGAAAGGATCAAGAAAACAGAATATAGCTTTCCAGTTGACAAACCAATTTCAGAAGAGGCTAAAGTCTTAATTAAGGACTTGTTGAGTTTAAACCCATTACACAGACCTAACATCAATGAGATTTTAAATTACGATTGGTTCAAGGGATCTTTCCCAGATAAGACTCATGAAATAAGTTTAAACGGTACCCCAGAAggtattgataatatttcaaaggCTCAGTCGGCCATTAATTTTACCAATACGAAAGCTAGCTGCGGCATTTATACGCCAAAGACCAAGAATCCAGTTGAAATTTTAAGATCTGATTTGCATTCTGAACAACCTAGGGCTATGTTACCAAAATCTTTATCACCGGGCGACACAAGAAACAAATACCAAGAAGTTGACCCTGCACAACTTGGTAAGCCAAGAAGGGTTAACTTTAACAGTACCTACTCAACCACCATCAAACGTCTTAACCAGATCTGCTTTGAAACATACCAAAATATGAGAAGACTTGAATATTCGAAGCATGATAGAATAGATACAATGGAATTGCCAAGTTGCGAAAATCCGACCTTGATCAGTAAATGGGTAGATTATTCGAATAAATACGGATTTTCTTACCAATTAACAAATGATGACATAGGtgtattatttaatgatgaaaacaCATTTTTAAAGTTACACAGCTCCGGCagatttcttgaattaatttacCATGAAGGCGAAGGGTGGACATGCATAGAAAACTCATCAAGTCATCCACCATCCCAGGTGAAGAGacaattagaaattgttgatttttttgctaaatatatgaatagTAATTTATCCAAGGTTAGTGAAAACGAAGAGAGAAAGGAAACCGTCTTCTTGAGACGTTATACCAGAACCTCAGAATATATTATGTTTGAAATGACGAACGGTAACTTCCAGTTTAATTTTAAGGATCACCACAAAGTTTGCATCTCAAAATCTGGTTTAGCTATCACTCACATTTCACCTAACCGCATAACCCAAACTCACCCTTTgattttcattttaaaGCACGGTGATTTCCCATCCACTGAGGTTCCTAACTGTTTGGAAAAAATTGCCATCATCAAGGAAGCAATCAAAAGAAAAGCATTCAAAGAGTAA
- a CDS encoding DEHA2F09988p (similar to uniprot|P04786 Saccharomyces cerevisiae YOL006C TOP1 topoisomerase I): MMSSSDDNVALSMIDGNIDQDDDMPLSQISSKSTDTTSVDSNSTEGQKSGSKRKASSPTGHKAKKVKRSKNTVKSESDEENTPLASTTAPPPKKTSKKKSESGTAKPRNGTKKSKGAKSTGSNKTDAVKKEDEVAKTEKDPSSTREDEEDEEKYKWWEAEDVDGEQKWESLEHNGVIFPPDYEPLPSHVKLYYDGKPVDLPLEAEEVAGFFGAMAETDHAKNPTFQKNFFEDFCKVLKDAGGCNVNIIDFHRMDFSKMHAHFEMLRDQKKLLSKDEKKAIKAEKDKFEEPYKTCLLNGHKEQVGNFRIEPPGLFRGRGAHPKTGKLKRRVMPEDVTLNLSEGCKIPEPPQGHKWAEVRHDNTVSWLAMWKENIADSFKYVRFAANSSIKGLSDFKKFETSRKLRYHIDEIRKDYTKMLKDPLMQNRQMATACYLIDIFALRAGGEKGDDEADTVGCCSLRYEHITLKPPNKVIFDFLGKDSIRFYQEVEVEKQVFKNLRIFKKPPKQPGDDLFDRISPPLLNKQFQNYMKGLTAKVFRTYNASKTMQDQLDLIPNEGTVAEKVVKFNAANRTVAILCNHQRTVSKTHGSSVQKIHDKLKELEWHKIRTKKMILQLEPNLKTKDPDYFEELDDLSKEDTEHIHRALIERAREAARKRFQRENDKLKIEDKPLLTEKDLEEKMEKVNELEKEYAEELKTGKPQIKKSVTVEKLKSQVDTLTNRILNTTFQLKDKEDNSEVSLGTSKMNYIDPRLTVMFSKKFNVPIEKLFTKTLRDKFNWAIESADENWKF; this comes from the coding sequence ATGATGAGTTCATCGGATGATAATGTTGCCCTTTCAATGATTGACGGAAATATAGATCAGGACGATGATATGCCTTTATCACAGATCAGTTCGAAATCGACAGATACGACGTCAGTAGATAGTAATAGCACCGAAGGCCAGAAGCTGGGCTCAAAAAGGAAAGCTAGTTCTCCAACAGGCCATAAAGCAAAAAAGGTCAAGAGGTCGAAGAACACAGTTAAGAGTGAAagtgacgaagaaaatacGCCTTTAGCATCAACTACTGCTCCTCCTCCTAAGAAAACATCCAAGAAGAAGTCTGAGTCAGGAACTGCAAAACCTAGAAATGGTACCAAAAAGTCAAAAGGTGCGAAAAGTACCGGTTCTAACAAGACAGATGCAGttaaaaaagaagatgaagtgGCTAAGACTGAGAAAGATCCCAGCTCAACGcgtgaagatgaagaagatgaagagaaATACAAATGGTGGGAAGCAGAAGATGTTGATGGAGAACAGAAGTGGGAATCATTGGAACATAATGGTGTTATCTTCCCACCTGATTACGAACCGTTACCGTCACACGTCAAATTGTATTACGATGGAAAGCCTGTTGATTTACCATTAGAAGCAGAAGAGGTAGCCGGCTTTTTTGGAGCGATGGCGGAGACAGATCATGCCAAGAATCCTACCTTTCAGAAAAACTTTTTTGAAGACTTTTGTAAGGTCTTGAAGGATGCAGGTGGCTGTAACGttaatatcattgattttcaCAGAATGGACTTTTCGAAGATGCATGCACATTTTGAAATGTTGAGAGATCAGAAAAAGTTATTAAGTaaagatgaaaagaaagCTATTAAGGCCGAAAAAGACAAATTTGAAGAGCCCTATAAGACGTGTTTATTGAATGGTCATAAGGAACAGGTTGGTAATTTTAGAATTGAGCCTCCTGGGTTATTTAGAGGTAGAGGTGCGCATCCAAAAACCGGCAaattaaaaagaagagTCATGCCAGAAGATGTTACCTTGAATTTAAGTGAAGGCTGCAAAATACCCGAACCACCACAAGGACATAAATGGGCAGAAGTGCGTCACGATAATACGGTTTCGTGGTTAGCCATGTGGAAAGAGAATATTGCCGATTCTTTCAAGTATGTCAGGTTTGCTGCAAATTCCTCTATTAAGGGTTTGTCTGATTTTAAGAAATTCGAAacatcaagaaaattaagATATCATATCGATGAAATCAGAAAGGATTATACTAAAATGTTGAAGGATCCATTAATGCAAAATAGGCAGATGGCAACAGCTTGTTAtcttattgatatttttgcaTTGAGAGCGGGTGGTGAAAAAGGTGACGATGAAGCAGATACTGTTGGTTGTTGTTCATTGAGGTACGAACATATTACGTTAAAACCTCCGAATAAAGTCATCTTTGACTTTTTGGGTAAAGATTCTATTAGATTCTATCAAGAGGTTGAAGTTGAGAAACAagttttcaagaatttaagaatattcaaaaagcCACCTAAGCAACCAGGTGATGACTTATTTGATAGGATCTCGCCTCCTTTATTAAATAagcaatttcaaaattatatgaagGGCTTAACTGCTAAAGTTTTCCGTACTTACAATGCCAGTAAGACAATGCAAGACCAATTGGATTTGATTCCAAATGAAGGGACGGTCGCCGAGAAAGTTGTAAAGTTCAATGCAGCTAATAGAACAGTTGCAATCTTATGTAACCATCAGCGTACGGTTAGTAAAACTCACGGGTCATCTGTTCAAAAGATTCAtgataaattgaaggaaTTAGAATGGCACAAAATAAGAACCAAAAAGATGATCTTACAGTTGGAACCAAACTTGAAAACGAAAGACCCAGACtattttgaagaacttGATGACTTATCAAAAGAAGATACAGAGCATATACACAGGGCACTCATTGAGAGAGCTAGGGAAGCAGCTCGTaaaagatttcaaagaGAAAAtgacaaattgaaaattgaGGACAAGCCATTATTAACTGAAAAGgatttagaagaaaagatgGAAAAGGTGaatgaattagaaaaggAATATGccgaagaattgaaaacaGGGAAACCTCAGATTAAGAAATCGGTCACAGTtgagaaattgaaaagtcAAGTCGACACGTTGACAAATAGGATATTAAACACCACGTTCCAGTTgaaagataaagaagacAATTCAGAAGTTTCTTTGGGTACGTCCAAGATGAATTATATCGACCCTAGATTGACTGTAATGTTTTCTAAGAAGTTCAATGTGCCAATTGAAAAGTTATTCACAAAAACCTTGAGagataaattcaattgggCCATTGAGTCAGCAGACGAAAATTGGAAGTTCTAA
- a CDS encoding DEHA2F10010p (similar to uniprot|O59832 Schizosaccharomyces pombe SPCC965 SPCC965.12 protein) translates to MVGKHIDEDLIKRFETLSSETPIVDTHNDFPYLLRVQLHNEFETVNRFKFDDKLQSHTDLGKFRRGRVGLQFFSCFIECKDDDYLYQDFNNPNSAVRDTMEQIDVVTRLVSSYSEDLEMVSMSSQVMDVYSNGKIAISMGVEGLHQVDSSLSVLRKYYELGVRYITLTHNCDNPFATAASSVVAGLPDNGLSDFGRSCVLEMNRIGMMVDLSHVSYKTMLDALEITKAPVMFSHSSAYTMTPNERNVRDDVLLRLKENNGVICINFFPSFISPHSDENAIIDDAVNHIKHVVELIGWEHVGLGSDFDGIPEGPKGLEDVSKYPDLIIKVMGNLNASDSQIRLLMGDNVLRVWNENEKVAKSLQIAGTQLVNENWQKRDWSFFDYARSFRELYPGAYEEKTNTYKDASLDLTKEK, encoded by the coding sequence ATGGTAGGGAAGCacattgatgaagatttgatcAAAAGATTTGAGACCCTAAGCAGCGAAACCCCTATCGTCGATACCCATAATGATTTTCCTTACTTGTTAAGAGTTCAATTACATAATGAGTTTGAGACAGTAAAtagatttaaatttgatgacAAGTTGCAAAGTCATACTGATCTAGGCAAATTCAGACGAGGCAGGGTTGGAttacaatttttcagctgCTTTATTGAATGCAAGgatgatgattatttatatcaagACTTCAATAATCCAAACAGTGCAGTTAGAGATACCATGGAACAAATTGATGTTGTTACACGTTTAGTCAGCTCCTATCTGGAGGACTTGGAGATGGTGCTGATGTCTCTGCAAGTGATGGATGTTTATTCCAATGGGAAAATTGCTATTTCTATGGGGGTTGAAGGATTGCATCAAGTGGATAGCTCTCTAAGTGTATTAAGAAAGTATTACGAGTTGGGAGTACGTTATATAACTTTGACACATAATTGTGACAACCCATTTGCCACTGCTGCCTCTTCGGTGGTTGCTGGTTTACCAGATAACGGTCTTTCTGACTTTGGAAGATCTTGTGTCCTAGAAATGAACAGAATAGGCATGATGGTAGATCTATCTCATGTAAGTTATAAGACCATGCTTGATGCATTAGAGATAACTAAAGCTCCGGTAATGTTTTCTCATTCGTCTGCTTATACTATGACCCCAAACGAAAGAAATGTAAGGGACGATGTGTTGTTAAGgttgaaagaaaataatggaGTAATTTGCATAAACTTTTTCCCTTCGTTTATCAGTCCCCACAGTGACGAAAATGCCATTATAGATGATGCAGTAAATCATATAAAGCATGttgttgaattaattgGTTGGGAACATGTTGGACTTGGATCTGATTTCGATGGAATTCCTGAAGGTCCAAAGGGTCTTGAAGATGTGTCCAAATATCCGGACTTGATAATTAAGGTCATGGGTAACTTAAACGCATCAGATAGTCAGATACGATTGTTAATGGGTGATAACGTTTTGAGGGTTTGGAATGAAAACGAGAAGGTTGCTAAATCGTTGCAAATAGCAGGCACACAGCTTGTGAACGAAAATTGGCAGAAGAGAGATTGGAGTTTCTTTGATTATGCAAGAAGTTTCCGTGAACTTTATCCTGGTGCTTATGAGGAGAAAACTAACACATATAAAGACGCCTCTCTCGATCTAACGAAAGAAAAGTAA
- a CDS encoding DEHA2F10032p (weakly similar to uniprot|Q08054 Saccharomyces cerevisiae YOL007C Appears to be a structural component of the chitin synthase 3 complex) has translation MRVFNFILPVVTILTILKGVDADTNVVATTSRKPTNRVHAHHMHRASHTPDGATQVTKGPQTTSVTVVKRADMPSLSESETKSYSYSLAIPNASKTSSSRKDPYIYRSNLPENLVFIVVGAIIGFILLSFLGYRITAYILSNQRAKTDREVYTNFGHNSGSGFAFGSESSNSSMLEKSSLGSVSSLHMLSRHNSLLQLQHDNDTSTLSNSQQGRSYRNAISDNKSNRGSMFISPVLELMNTKSNSQLELPLYHKNASQTFNSSSASLIQNPAMMDSPINDFQPTRDHTNGSSPDMSSVQTQLHPQQPQSKLKRPPSMVLDNLIN, from the coding sequence ATGAGAGTTTTCAACTTTATTCTACCTGTGGTGACAATATTGACAATTCTTAAAGGTGTGGATGCTGACACAAATGTGGTAGCTACTACCTCTAGGAAACCAACTAATAGAGTTCATGCTCACCATATGCACAGAGCCTCCCACACGCCAGACGGGGCTACCCAAGTGACGAAGGGCCCTCAGACAACAAGCGTGACAGTAGTAAAGAGAGCTGATATGCCCAGCCTTTCAGAGTCGGAAACAAAATCATACTCTTACAGCTTGGCTATTCCAAATGCTAGCAAAACGTCAAGTTCGAGAAAGGATCCATACATTTACAGGTCCAACTTGCCTGAAAACTTAGTGTTCATAGTGGTAGGTGCAATCATCGGCTTCATACTATTGTCTTTCCTTGGCTACAGAATCACAGCCTACATACTATCTAACCAAAGGGCAAAGACCGACAGAGAAGTCTACACCAATTTTGGACACAACTCAGGAAGTGGTTTCGCTTTCGGCAGCGAGAGTTCCAATTCTTCGATGCTTGAAAAATCGTCGCTCGGCTCCGTGTCAAGCCTCCACATGCTATCTCGACACAATTCGCTTCTCCAGCTACAACACGACAATGACACCAGTACATTATCCAATTCGCAACAAGGCAGGTCCTATAGAAATGCTATTAGCGACAATAAGTCCAACAGAGGCTCTATGTTCATCAGTCCGGTACTAGAGCTCATGAACACAAAATCCAACTCTCAATTGGAATTACCACTTTATCATAAAAATGCCTCCCAAACGTTCAACAGCAGTCTGGCATCGCTTATACAAAACCCGGCCATGATGGATTCCCCTATAAACGATTTCCAACCAACCAGGGATCACACTAATGGCTCTTCCCCAGACATGCTGCTGGTACAAACGCAATTGCATCCCCAGCAACCACAATCAAAGCTCAAGAGACCGCCTTCCATGGTGTTGGACAACTTAATTAACTAA
- a CDS encoding DEHA2F10054p (similar to CA1988|IPF19749 Candida albicans IPF19749 unknown function), producing the protein MLTRTINRTVASYSTKRLLHSSLPRFVKNDDSTIDNYRMPSQTSINEWEFKYDFIPKVAEPKIPPVSREAIKQDIANEKKVQVEKEMLNSEVVSVKAEANDAPVLHGGEAVKAEPEFLQDRGSTPVDASYATPRESAKPSKPANRGKYLQTSINPQINQSEVVNMGANEVDHKSSDVKQERVVDDVEHDNLHTSGQENANKSSTSFGVPLALLGVGAGGYYYYKSSDSDSQKK; encoded by the coding sequence ATGCTTACAAGAACAATAAATAGAACCGTGGCTTCTTACTCCACTAAAAGGTTATTACATTCTAGTTTGCCTAGATTTGTCAAGAATGATGATTCGACCATTGATAACTACAGAATGCCATCACAGACTTCAATTAACGAGTGGGAATTCAAATACGATTTCATTCCAAAGGTAGCTGAGCCAAAGATTCCCCCAGTTTCCCGAGAAGCCATTAAGCAAGATATAGCTAACGAGAAAAAGGTTCAGGTTGAAAAAGAGATGTTGAACCTGGAAGTCGTCTCTGTTAAGGCAGAGGCCAACGATGCACCAGTGTTACATGGCGGTGAAGCTGTCAAGGCGGAACCGGAATTCTTACAAGATAGAGGATCTACGCCGGTGGACGCTTCGTACGCCACGCCTAGAGAATCGGCCAAACCTTCGAAGCCTGCCAACAGAGGAAAATACCTTCAAACTTCGATTAACCCTCAGATCAACCAGTCCGAGGTTGTCAATATGGGAGCCAATGAAGTGGACCATAAGTCGTCCGATGTTAAGCAAGAAAGGGTCGTAGATGACGTTGAGCACGACAACTTACATACCCTGGGCCAGGAAAATGCCAACAAATCTAGCACTAGCTTTGGCGTGCCATTAGCATTGCTTGGTGTAGGTGCTGGTGGTTACTACTACTATAAATCTTCAGATTCCGATTCTCAAAAGAAATAG
- a CDS encoding DEHA2F10076p (similar to uniprot|Q03667 Saccharomyces cerevisiae YMR002W Hypothetical ORF) produces MARQRRSAPTQRSQSRSAHTASAAPYQSAPAASRPVQQSQQGPGLFGQMASTAAGVAVGSTIGHTLGAGITSMFGGSSSAAPVEHDQQQLAQAGQQSQYQEQARHCDADARNFTRCLEENSGNMQTCEYYLQQLKACQEAARPY; encoded by the coding sequence ATGGCTAGACAAAGAAGATCCGCTCCAACTCAAAGATCCCAATCCAGATCGGCCCACACTGCCAGTGCTGCTCCATACCAATCAGCCCCAGCTGCGTCCCGTCCTGTTCAACAAAGCCAACAAGGACCAGGTTTATTTGGACAAATGGCCTCCACAGCAGCTGGTGTTGCCGTCGGTTCTACTATTGGACATACATTAGGTGCTGGTATAACCTCTATGTTCGGAGGTTCATCATCTGCGGCTCCAGTTGAACATGACCAACAACAACTTGCCCAAGCTGGTCAACAACTGCAATACCAAGAACAAGCCAGACACTGTGATGCTGACGCCAGAAACTTCACCAGATgtttagaagaaaatagCGGTAACATGCAAACCTGTGAATACTACTTGCAACAATTAAAGGCTTGTCAAGAGGCTGCTAGACCATATTAG
- a CDS encoding DEHA2F10098p (similar to CA4948|IPF5149 Candida albicans IPF5149 unknown function): protein MKCGFSTSGLRLQNVQPNYYEVLELPHSASIREIKTQFKKLSKKYHPDLNTHLTNDDKKANSDKFVTIVNAYDTLKDMKKKKNYDLSLKSSGQLHNKNGSATRRNQEWHNKYYGEAKYYSKSNAYSKSSYSASGLNTKRHKVRHDNDFQNNSSFSGEHRNYGDKHGVPHFNYNEHLLKHLKFEQRIINRQLTDDDREAIMRQLSKSGDLKNMSEELITKHLMRQVHHTKNRANSAGSGQWGTPGSSTNTQSRNPYMYHGPQDDSEGLKITILCLGAGGSLYLLYQAFFS from the coding sequence ATGAAATGTGGGTTTTCGACGTCTGGTTTaagattgcaaaatgtACAACCAAACTATTATGAAGTATTAGAATTGCCACATTCGGCATCCATTCGGGAGATTAAGACCCAATTCAAGAAGCTAAGCAAGAAATACCATCCTGATTTGAATACCCATTTGACGAACGACGACAAGAAGGCCAATAGTGATAAGTTTGTGACGATCGTCAATGCATATGATACCTTAAAAGatatgaaaaagaagaaaaattatgattTGTCGTTGAAGTCTAGTGGACAGTTGCATAATAAGAATGGAAGTGCCACCAGAAGGAACCAGGAATGGCACAATAAGTATTATGGGGAAGCAAAGTACTACTCCAAATCTAATGCGTATTCGAAATCGTCCTATAGTGCATCTGGGTTGAATACAAAGAGACATAAGGTACGTCATGATAACGATTTTCAGAACAATTCTTCGTTCTCAGGAGAACATCGCAATTATGGTGATAAGCATGGTGTTCCGCATTTCAACTACAACGAGCATTTATTGAAGCATTTGAAATTCGAGCAGAGAATTATCAACAGACAGCTAACAGACGATGACAGAGAGGCAATCATGAGACAGCTCAGCAAATCGGGAGATCTTAAAAATATGAGTGAAGAGTTGATCACGAAGCATTTGATGAGACAAGTTCATCATACGAAAAACCGGGCAAACTCAGCAGGACTGGGACAATGGGGGACGCCAGGATCGAGCACGAATACGCAAAGCAGGAATCCGTACATGTACCATGGCCCGCAAGATGATAGCGAGGGGTTGAAAATAACAATACTTTGCTTAGGGGCTGGGGGATCCCTATATCTTTTATACCAAGCATTTTTTAGTTAA